Sequence from the Aspergillus nidulans FGSC A4 chromosome III genome:
CACTTCTGTGGTTGTGGATGAGAGCGAGGTGAGCTTGTTGACTATGTATGTGGCGCAAGGGCCGTATGTGTAGAAGAGGAGAGTCGGATGGGCGGTATCTTTCGGCAGCGCCGCGAGGGAGAAGCATTCTTGGTCCCAGGGAACCTCTTCTGGATGATCTGTATAATATAACGGAGTGAGGAACTGGGCAAAGCTCAATTTGGTGTTTGTCCCGTTCGCAGCCGACGCACTGACTGTGGGGAGGGTGACAGTGTTGCCCGTGGACTTAGTGTGCCAGAAGGCCTCTGGAAACGTGATATACACCTTTTCCAACCGGCCGTAGGAAATAGCGTCGATGGCACTGCTGAGCCGGGGTGGGAGCTCGGGGGTGAAGGCTTCTTTATTGCGTTTGAGCCAGCCCAGAGGGCAAGTGACCACGACTTCGTCGAAAGCGTGACGCTCGCCGGTTTGCGTAGTGATGGTGATCTCGCGGCGGGTGCTTGTGCCTTGGATGATTGGTTTTGAGTGGATGTTGACGATAGGCTGGTTGAGGCGAATGTCAGCGTGTTGCAAGGCAGTGCTGGAGACTTGGGCCAAGATGTCCTTGTATGTTGATGCGACGAAATAATTGCCTGGGTTACCCGGTTAGCATGGAGGGCGGTTGCTGGTAGATGAGATGGCGAACTCGTTACGTACTCCCATCTATAGACTCCTCCAGACTGAAGAACTTTAGACTCTGCCTTTCAATAGGGTCTCCAATGTAGCAACCCCAGAGCCTTGCAGTGTCAATACACAACCGCTTTTCGTCTTCAGTCAGGTTCGTTTCCTGGAGCCTCTCGCGGATGAAATCGAGCAAGCTCTTCTCAGCCGGGATATCGGCTTCATGGTTGTTACTATACGTGAACGCTTCGTCGATGGTGGTCCAGAGGATCTCTGAGATCTTCATAGCAACGCGCTCATCCAGGGCCTTCCCATTGGACCCAAACACGAGTTGAGATCCTTCGAAATCATGCAGCGTCGTCCGCGTTGCTCGCGCGATATCGAGGACAGGATTCGCCCCGGCGCCGTGAATCCAATTCGGACCCCTTCAGCGGTCAACTTTTGTCCTGGGCTTAGCAACtaggcgaggatgatgcaTACATATCTACGAGGTGGCCGCCGACTTTGCATTGATGGACCTGGTGCACGATTAACCACAAGCTCGCCATCAAGGCTTTAAAAGTACCCAGAGCATACCCTCCCACCGACTCTATCGCGCGCTTCAAAGATGGTTACCTGCGCGCCATTCTGGATTAGGATATCGGCGCATCGTAGGCCTGCGAAGCCAGCACCGATGATGGCCACATTGGGACGTCGGCTCATTGCGACGGGCTGCAGGGATAGGTCTGTTCTAGCAAGACGCTGCGGTTCGAAAACAAAGCTATGCACAGCACGTTGAGTGGATAATCGTCCCTGTCAGCACTCTGATTAGCCGCTGGACCGACAACTCGGCGAATGCCAGATTAGTAGGAGCAGGCTGATGATTGAGATCCAGTCTACCGAGAGGtaagcagcagcacaatgAACCCTGGCACAGCTGTCTATAAGAATCAAGACCCAGCTGAAGCCTTTAACTTGACAGTCGTCCTCTTACTGTATCAGGACTCTAGCCGTCATCGGTCAAGCGAACCGACGccaaataaaaaaaaaagtcaaATGCAACCTAAAAGCAACACCGGTTCTTGAACGCAGATCAAACCAAGCTTACCAGGGGTGAAGCACTCCTATATCTCCAGATCGAGCGTGGAATCCAGCCGAGCATATGCGGTGGGGTCGAGGTGATGAAAGAGCGACGACTGTCGACTATCGCTGTCGCTTCCGCTGGAACGGCTGAAATTCCCAGTCAGGCAGTCCCCGCTCTAGTCGCACGTGCGGTCGCGCTCTGTTCGTTTGCTGACGCTTGGCAGGATTGTCAGATTAATCTATTCTCGAGATGAACCGATCGCTATCGGTGTTTGGCAATATGAGACGAGTGGTGAGATGAAAAATTGGCAGGGACGCTTATTTGCCGACGCTGACGGCTTGGTGCTGAAATATATATAACCGCGCACTATCTTCCTCCCCCATTCTAGCCGCCACAGATCTATATAACACGTAGTATATTATCTCTAGCTATTACCATTTCTAGACTATTACCACACAGCCAAAAACTAGATGATCCTGCCCATGATCTTGTCCTTCACCATCACTGGCGCAGCCTCCCGCTCATGTCGATAATACTCCTTCAACGCATCAGAGAATTCCAGCCCAGAAATAAGGTCAACATTCTCGTTCTTATGGAACGGCGTGCTTGAGAACCTTCCATTCGATTCCGGTAACACTGGCGAGAGCGATCTACCCGCGTATTAGTATGGGCTAATGGTATAGATACGCAAAAGCAGTGGATACAACAAGTCATCACCTACAATTCCTGATGTAATGGTTCACGTAGAGAACATACTAGGGGGATCCACCAGCATAGGTATCAGAACCGTTGGTCAGACTGGATCCATCAGCGTGAAGCTCTGAGCACTCGGTCAAGGGGTAGAGTTGTACGTTTGATCATTATATGGGACCAGAATCTATACCGCAAGTTAGCGTCTTACCATATATACCAGACGCGGCTAGACTTACCCCGATGCAGAGACAACCACTAATAAAGAATATTATCAAGCGAGTCATTATAGTGCTGAATGCCTTGGGACTGTTCGATGCGGATCTATCGCTTCTCCGGCAATCGCTGCACGAGGATTAGTCGGTGGACATCGCAAGAATTCAAGAACCGACTCGGGATGTACTCTGGCCCTCCCATGCAGAAAGCAGCAACGTTGGCAGCGTCTACAAATGACATCAGCATGCCCGACGGCTTAGCGCCAGCCCATAGTCCGGGCTCTTTCCAGTACCGGAAACCGAACCGACTGCAAAGAGTATTAGGGTTGGCTTCAGCAACTGGGGAGCGGACACACTCGTTCATCGGGTTAACTCCCAGCATGACACCAATCCTGTAGATAATCAAGCCCGCAGCGAGCAAGATCTTGCCCAGGGCGAACCTGGCTTAACAGTGAGCTCGGATCAAGTCAGAGGGGGGACTGGTGTGCTTACACTCGGCTTCTCCAAAAAGATCGGCTCGGTATACGTTGATTGCGAGGTAGAGAAGTGGCGAAAGTGGTGATTGTTAGTCTGCTAATTTCCAGGCGCATGAAGCATACTCGAGATGAGAATCGCAGGCGATTGATTATAGCCCCAGGGATTGAACAAGGGTGTCGATGACTGTGGCCTCGAAGATGACACAGGAGGTTTGCGCAAACTGTAGCTAGCCATCAGCCGGCGGCCTTGATGAATGGCCAGTTCACTAACAAAGTGATTCCATCCCACTGCAACCCCGAGCGCCGGATTAGCCATCCGACCTGCTAGACGAATAAAGGCCCCATCGAGCGGAAGCAGAGTGACGATCTCCGTCTCTAGAGGGTTTCAGCACGCACTTGTCAGTCGTAGGGTGGACGCGTAACCACATACGGCACTGTGCGACAGAGAAGACAGCAGAGGCCCAAAAATGGACGCTAGGAATAAGCACAGGGGCCCAGACATAACACCAGATTCAATGCCCACGAAGAGAGCGCTGCAGATTGTCAGTGCTATCTGGCTACGCGGATACATGTAGCGCACGCTCCAATGGATCCAGCCATAGCCGTAAGTTGAATCTGCCTGGGGTTTAGACGACGATGGTTTACGGCTTGTTCTATGGCCGCGCTCAGCTCGGTCTCGTCTGACTTCGAAGGGTGCTCGGCGCTTCCAGGCTTCTGTAGAGACCGGTCAGTCAGGTACTCGCAGAGTCAGACGGTTCGTAACAGACCAGAGCCACCTCTTCGATATCCACAGATTCTGTCCTCGACATCGGACTGTCCTTTTTGGACGGGGATTGAGTGTCACTAATGCTAGAGGCGGGAGTCTCCATGGCAGCTGTTGGAGGCAGAGGGGATGAAAGGAGCATTTGAGGCGTTTATATGCCACAGCGAAGCAGTCGGATATGTCAGGAAGGTCCAACCAGTGATGAACCAAAGAAATCAAGCAATATCTAGCGCAAAAGGTGTTGGTGAGTTGACTTGTTGCTATCATTCGCTTGATAGACCTTGCAGCATGGATTGGTCAAACCCGGCTCAGTCAAGAGATCGGGAAAATGAACAACGACAGAGACTCAAAACCTAAATTGCACCATAATTGGAAGTGGGTGTGAGCACTGTCCTTCATACTGATTCTGATAGGAGAGGTGGCCGGAGAAGGAATGTGACAGACAGCGAGTATTGAGACATCAGAGCCGGGATGCGCTACTTGGGTCTACTCTGGAGATAAGAATGGCAAGGGCAGTGTACTGCAAGCCTGGAGTCTCCTGATATCCCCTCATATCTCCGCATATACCGGGCCGGTATAGTTGGCTGGGCAGGGGGTCGGTGGCCCACAGCAGACCTATGTTGTCTTATAATCAGACGCAGGTCCAACTCATCTCAGGTCCCATCTCCTCTACTCAACCTCACGATGGCCCCTTCCCTCGTCAATATCGATTCCTCCCAGCCGCTCGAGGAGATTTACAAGCTTATCGAAAGAGATGGTGGCGTCCTCGTTTCCTGTTGAAAGAGTGCATGGAAGCGAGTGCAGGAAACTTCACTCCGTGCTGACAccaaaaaaaggaaaaacaTTAATAATCCAATTCCGTTTAGTTGGCCGTTCTTTGGATGCCGCAAGATCTATGACACCAATGCAACGCACGAAGAGCTTGGCCCTGATTTCTTTCCAGAGGGCTCTTAGCGCGTCTATGTACGTTCAACCCGCTATCCATAGCCCAACATGAAGCTCAAATCTCGCAGGCCCTACTCACCAAAACCCCAAACCAGCTCGTCAAGATCATGCGTCTGCCCGTCTGGCAGGGAATCATGGGCCGATTCTTGACGTGAGGCCCTCCCCCCTTAGCCAACCTGTTGATCATTAGAACGCACAGCCACAGTGATGAATTCGCCTCCTACACCGGAGAAACTTGTTCACCAAAAGAGCGGCTACATGCTCGCGTCAACCACAGCACTTAGTTTGGTTCCTGGAGCCAAGTCCCAGCCGTTGCATAGGGTAACCACTGCGCCCCTCTTCATGATTCGTAGTTCTTGAAAGAGTCTGATAGGCACGTTCCCAGGACCAAATCGCCTATCAAGCCCGGTCTGACCCCAACAATCCCTTCTTCACTCCAATGGTAGGCTGCCTGATTGCAGACTCAAAGACTACTTACAAGAATGGGGTACGCTCGTTCCACTTCCAGGTGTAGTGATGGGGTTCAATAAGAACTAAAACTGCTTCCACAGGCTACGGCCGTGATCCCCGGAAGCCACCTCTGGACGCTGATCGCATGCCCAAATTTGAAGAATGCACATACGCCGAAATGGAGCCTGGCTCTGCGCTTTTTACGATGGGATGTAAGTGTCTATCTCCCTCCCCATTCTTGCGCGGTGTAGCGCGCTAATGACTGACTCGCGGTTCTGCACCTATGTAGCAACCTACCATGGCGCCGGCGAGAACAAGTGCGAGGTCACGGCCCTTTGGCTCTCCCCACTCTCTTTGCCGTCTTCGGGTAAGTTTGTTCTCCTATCATGTCTAAATGGGCTTAACCTCCCATATTTATGCAGTCAACGGGATTACTTCCGCCAGGACCAAGAGGAGGTCCTCTCTACGCCAATCGAGAAGCCCGGCAGCTACCAGAGGATATTTTCAAGCTAGCCGGCTACTGTAATTTATACCCAATTGCCCCTGCTTGAGGACAAGCTCTAGACTGAGCTAACGGAAACCCTAAACAGACAAGGCTGTTGGGGGCGTTGGATACGTAGAAGACCATCAGATCCCGCATGAATTCCTGCACAGGGATTATTTTGGGGCAGGAAAGTTTGGTGCGGCAAGTTTGGCTGCTAAGCGTATAGCATAGTATTTAATCGGCTTTATCGTCTTTAGGGTACATGTTACTGAGCTCAAATTGATTTTAATATCAGAATCTCACTCTAGATAACCCTTCTCCATGTGCTCGCTCTGGGCATGCTAGTCGGGCTCAGTCATCATTGAGGCAAGTTAGGGTTAGACAAAATAGATATGGGACTCGGTACTAGTGTCGGATGATAACCACTAGCCGGGAAACCCCCGGATTCTAGGCTGACAAGGATATTTGGAGTCAGACGGAAATAAGGTCCATCCGCCAACGAGTACACTATCTCACTGTGAATGGCACTTTCTCTGGCGTCCCTATGCACGATCAATTCCTAGTTTCATTGAAACTGGCCAGGGCTAGATACATGGGTGATGTGATAGGCCAATTGAGTCATGCAATCTGACCGTGTTGGAGAACACAGGATACTTGGTTTCTGACAATGACAGGGATGCCGTTCAGATGATAGAGAAAGTTGGTAAGGTCCAACCTATACAGTGCATCCTCCAATTCGTGGGATATCGTTAGCTCCAACTTACTACCCTACGCTAGGCCTGGACGTACGATGGGAAGATGGCTGGCCGACGCTATCACCTTATCATATAAACCTACTCTAAGAGGCAGAGAGCCGTTTATTGGTAATAGACGGCAGTGGGCTTACGAGGCGTAGAAAATATCTTTTTTCAAATATGTCATATAGCGCATATCATCAACCGCTATTCTCTGATACTGTTCAATGCGCGACCTAAGGCTGTATACAGAGTTTCCCTGGTTAATTGAGACAATCATATACTTCTTGAATAAGCCAATTAAATGCATTGAGTCCACATTCTGGAGCCATAAACAGATCATTTATGCTGTGGTTGTACATTATTACGAGGTAATTTTTGCTCGGACAGGGGACTTGGACTGGATTGTGGAGGAAC
This genomic interval carries:
- a CDS encoding flavin monoamine oxidase family protein (transcript_id=CADANIAT00005367), encoding MSRRPNVAIIGAGFAGLRCADILIQNGAQVTIFEARDRVGGRVHQCKVGGHLVDMGPNWIHGAGANPVLDIARATRTTLHDFEGSQLVFGSNGKALDERVAMKISEILWTTIDEAFTYSNNHEADIPAEKSLLDFIRERLQETNLTEDEKRLCIDTARLWGCYIGDPIERQSLKFFSLEESIDGSNYFVASTYKDILAQVSSTALQHADIRLNQPIVNIHSKPIIQGTSTRREITITTQTGERHAFDEVVVTCPLGWLKRNKEAFTPELPPRLSSAIDAISYGRLEKVYITFPEAFWHTKSTGNTVTLPTVSASAANGTNTKLSFAQFLTPLYYTDHPEEVPWDQECFSLAALPKDTAHPTLLFYTYGPCATYIVNKLTSLSSTTTEVTNSHSHAPSSKQYTFLNTLFAPFYSLLPNYIPNTKACTPTSILATTWQADPNAGHGSYSNFQVGLVDGNKDIETLRAGMGLDRGVWFAGEHTAPFVALGTTTGALWSGERAAGQICALYRLGRVGMGVERDDSLPSGNGNGSMGVFSEGANGKGGSGFRVGGGSATGVRNGGEGGERDALFSQLDTRQYTWVAGQCKAVHERKNKQASGSNPVKQNMGNPDKQTKARSQPNPDRTQPRSKQEGQTRNEADEDRSREALWGILIECNEDE
- a CDS encoding uncharacterized protein (transcript_id=CADANIAT00005368); its protein translation is METPASSISDTQSPSKKDSPMSRTESVDIEEVALKPGSAEHPSKSDETELSAAIEQAVNHRRLNPRQIQLTAMAGSIGAALFVGIESGVMSGPLCLFLASIFGPLLSSLSHSAVCGYASTLRLTICFMRLEISRLTITTFATSLPRNQRIPSRSFWRSRVFALGKILLAAGLIIYRIGVMLGVNPMNECVRSPVAEANPNTLCSRFGFRYWKEPGLWAGAKPSGMLMSFVDAANVAAFCMGGPDGCLCIGIALASVTGIEWKVLKHAVP
- a CDS encoding uncharacterized protein (transcript_id=CADANIAT00005369); translated protein: MNSPPTPEKLVHQKSGYMLASTTALSLVPGAKSQPLHRFLKESDRHVPRTKSPIKPGYGRDPRKPPLDADRMPKFEECTYAEMEPGSALFTMGSTYHGAGENKCEVTALWLSPLSLPSSDKAVGGVGYVEDHQIPHEFLHRDYFGAGKFGAASLAAKRIA